In Camelus bactrianus isolate YW-2024 breed Bactrian camel chromosome 10, ASM4877302v1, whole genome shotgun sequence, a genomic segment contains:
- the NDUFC2 gene encoding NADH dehydrogenase [ubiquinone] 1 subunit C2, whose protein sequence is MMSGRPSRMPLQLLPDEARSLPPPKLTDPRLAYVGFLGYCSGLIDNAIRRRPVVSAGLHRQLLYITSFVFIGYYLLKRQDYMYAARDHDMFAYMKSHPEDFPDKDKKTYSEILEEFHPVH, encoded by the exons ATGATGAGCGGACGGCCGAGCCGAATGCCCTTACAGCTCCTGCCGGATGAGGCTCGGAGCCTGCCGCCGCCCAAGCTGACTGACCCGCGGCTCGCCTACGTCGGCTTCCTGGGCTACTGCTCCGGCCTGATTGATAACGCGATCCGGCGGAGGCCGGTGGTGTCGGCGG GTTTGCATCGCCAGCTACTATATATTACTTCCTTTGTTTTTATTGGATATTACCTTTTAAAACGTCAAGACTACATGTACGCTGCGAGGGACCATGATATGTTTGCATACATGAAGTCACATCCAGAGGATTTTCCTGATAAAG ataagaaaacttaTAGTGAAATTCTTGAAGAATTCCATCCAGTGCATTGA